In one window of Camelina sativa cultivar DH55 chromosome 15, Cs, whole genome shotgun sequence DNA:
- the LOC104744923 gene encoding U-box domain-containing protein 9-like, translating to MAKTGVFESDPTAIAKAKELKREMRKLLIKIEEEDDDDDSGVQAIDQLQEALSALREATMRRKKMAKSSSLDMLETTVSSCPDEFRCPLSNELMRDPVVLASGQTYDKLFIQKWLSSGNRTCPKTQQVLPHTALTPNLLIRDMISKWCKKIGLDNKNQYHHSNLVNEEEAVTRSDREIFNSLLCKISSSVLQDQKSAAKELRLLTRKGTEFRALFGESPDEITRLLSPLLHGSNPDENLQEDVVTTLLNIAIHDDSNKKLVCENPNVIPLLIDALRRGTVATRSNAAAAVFTLSALDSNKVLIGKSGILKPLIDLLEEGNPLAIKDVAAAIFTLCIAHENRSRAVRDGAVSVLGKKISNGLYVDELLAILAMLVTHWKAVEELGELGGVSWLLKITRESECKRNKENAIVILHTICFSDRTKWKEIKEEENAHGTITKLSREGTSRAQRKANGILDRLRKAMNLTHTA from the exons ATGGCGAAGACCGGTGTATTCGAATCGGATCCGACGGCGATTGCGAAAGCCAAGGAACTGAAGCGTGAGATGAGAAAGTTACTGATTAAGatcgaagaagaggatgatgatgatgattcaggtGTTCAGGCTATCGATCAGTTACAGGAGGCTTTGTCTGCGTTGAGAGAAGCgacgatgaggaggaagaagatggctaaatcttcttctttagatATGCTTGAGACCACTGTCTCTTCTTGTCCTGACGAGTTTCGTTGTCCTCTTTCTAATGAGCTTATGCGGGATCCCGTCGTTTTGGCTTCTGGTCAG ACATATGACAAATTATTTATCCAGAAGTGGTTGAGTTCAGGCAATAGAACGTGTCCCAAGACTCAGCAAGTTCTGCCTCACACGGCTTTAACTCCTAATCTCTTAATCCGTGATATGATCTCAAAATGGTGTAAGAAGATTGGTCTAGACAACAAGAACCAGTATCATCATTCCAACCTTgtgaatgaagaagaagctgtgaCAAGATCAGATCGTGAGATTTTTAATTCTTTGCTCTGTAAAATCTCGTCTTCAGTCCTTCAAGATCAAAAGTCTGCTGCCAAGGAGCTAAGGCTTCTGACCAGGAAAGGTACTGAGTTCAGAGCTCTCTTCGGCGAGTCTCCTGATGAAATCACTCGGTTGCTGAGTCCGTTGTTACACGGGTCAAACCCTGATGAGAATCTTCAAGAAGATGTGGTCACAACGTTGTTGAACATAGCTATACATGATGACAGCAACAAGAAGCTTGTATGCGAAAACCCTAATGTGATTCCTCTTCTGATCGATGCATTGAGGCGTGGAACAGTAGCCACGAGAAGCAATGCAGCTGCAGCGGTATTTACTCTGTCTGCGCTCGATTCGAACAAAGTACTTATAGGTAAATCAGGGATCCTGAAACCGCTTATCGATCTCCTAGAAGAAGGGAATCCATTGGCTATCAAAGACGTAGCTGCAGCGATCTTTACACTCTGTATCGCACATGAAAACAGGAGTAGAGCCGTGAGAGATGGAGCTGTTAGCGTTTTAGGTAAGAAAATCTCAAATGGGTTGTATGTGGATGAGCTTTTAGCTATATTGGCAATGCTTGTTACTCACTGGAAGGCTGTGGAGGAATTGGGTGAGCTCGGTGGTGTTTCTTGGTTGCTGAAGATCACTCGAGAGAGCGAGtgcaagagaaacaaagagaacgCGATTGTGATACTGCATACTATATGTTTCAGCGACAGGACAAAGTGGAAAGAGATCAAAGAAGAGGAGAATGCTCATGGTACAATAACAAAGCTTTCGCGTGAAGGAACCTCAAGGGCACAGAGGAAAGCAAATGGGATCTTGGATAGACTGAGAAAAGCTATGAATCTTACCCACACAGCCTGA